The genome window CTTCTAAGGCAGAACTCACAAGTAGTGTGAATCCATTTTCTTTTCTTGACATCGTCCTTTCAGTAAATATTGGCCCATAGCTATAACAAACACTTGGCTTTTGATGCTTGAAACCCATATAGACAAAAGGGGCCACAGGAATTTAGCTGGAGAGTGTTCTTGCAAGTGATGATAAATACTCAGAAAGAGGATCGTTCAAGTGGGGGCACAAATTCACCAAAATCTCCAATCTGATCGATAATTCCAGAACCAAAAAACTTTAATTACAACTActtaaaaaaaaacctaaaaatattaattatagaaAAACAATTgcatcagaaaaagaaaatagaaagaaaaaatataccTGCATGCCCGGTGACCAATGTTGGCTTGTTGTATCAGGTCCTGCATGAGGAAGACCACGCATACCACCATAAACATCATTATCAAAGTAAGGGATTGGATCAAGGATGTGATTCAGATTCTCCAAATCGGGCCAATGACCAGATGGGTTTGGGGCAAATGGAGTACTTGGCTCGACAGACACATAGGGATTTCCATCCCCAATAAGATCATTCAGCTCAACATACTGTTTACTATCAAGTTCTTGTAGCGTAGGACACAAGGCAGTTTCATTGAGAATGTTTTCAATTAGATCGATATTGCCAGAAATCAATTCCCCAGTAGAGAGATCGTCTAATTCATTATATACTCCTTCAGGGTCCATAGCTGCAGCTTCATTAACATTCATGCTAGGAATGGTTAAATCAGGCATCTGCAAAGGAGACCACCAAAGACGCATCACATACAACATAACTAATCATGCATTTGCATCAAAAGTTCAGAAGAGAAGTGAACCATGAGTACCTTGCCGTTAGCATTCTCTACGAGTGGAGAGCTATTAAGAAACTCTGCCAACTCCTCCAGCAATATTCCATCAACATCAAGAAGATCATGATCGGAAAGTAACTCAACAGCACTGGAAGCTATAGGCTGTTTGCTAACTGGATCCGCCTGTATAGCTTGGTTATCTAATGGTTCTGCACTCAGGCAAGAAGATACACAAGGAAGAGGAAAGGAACTCTCAATAGCCGTGTCATCCTCCCAGTCCTCTTCGTTAAATGGCGCACCATATTGCTCCCCAATTCTAGGACCCAGACCACTCTTTTGGAATACTTTGCAGAGTAAGTAGGCGTCCTGTATTGTATAACAAGGAAAGTCTAGTAAGTAAATTGTAAACTAATTAAGTACAACAACAAGATCGATAGCTTTTGCAAAAGAAAAGATCAAATTGAATGCAGCATCCTTGCAGTGATATCGAACAAGAAGTAATtgtaagaaaagaaaaacatcCCCATAAATTGGTGTAGCTATGGTGACTTCCAATTGAAAAGCATACTGTTTGATAGTGGCTCCTTCAACCTACTTTTAGTTTTTATAAGGCTACTTTGAAAAAAATCTTTCATGGAATGCAGACTCATGACAGGCCAAGCAGTCCCGGTGGATAGTTATACCCTATGGTCTATAGGTGCCAAGCCAAAAGAATTAAGTGCCCAGGTGATTAACAGGAAGAAGGAACAATAAAGCACGTAAAAATACAACTCAGCAACCAATACAATAAAAGACACTGTATGCATAAAATACTATCCCCCGAGGACATTTTAGAAATGCAGTAACAAAGATCATACATGACACCTTTAAATAAGTATCGGAAGCAAGCTTAACCTGTGCGAATCCAGCATCAACCAATTCCCTGCTCTCTAGTCGGTACTCATACATCACCCAGTTAGTCCTTGTCCCCTTTGGTGGTTTCCCCTCGTGAAAAACTAGAGTCCTTCTCATACCAACCGTACAAGAGTTGTGAATGACAGATTTGTCTTTTCCAGTAGCCTTCCAATAACCACCATCAGTTGCTCGATTTGATCGAGAgccatttgaatattttttatcaCGATGGCAAAAGAAGTACCACTCAAGATCCCTTGTGCGCAACCGAGATTTTTCTGTGCAAGGCAGAAAGGCTGATAAGAATCAATGCCAACCTAAGAGAGAAAAGGATACAACAAAAAAGAACTTCATGGAATAGTTATCTATGTTGGAGGGTGGTGGCTCCCTCGTGATCATTGCACTTGCCAAGAAACAAtccataatatattattttatccatGTAGCACTATTTTATACACTGGCAAAATTCTAGGTATTTTGAAGTTTACAAGCAACCGAGAGTAAGATGACATCTTTACCATCCAAAAAGGATCAGATACGAAAGTGACATAAGATTACCTGGGAGTTCCCAAGGGGCGAATTTGTATAGCTCAACTTCAGAAATAGCCTCAGACCGGAAAGGCTTTCCCATTACTTTCCTCTTCAAGTAGTACCAAACAAGCTCAACATCAGTGGGGTGAAAACGGAAGCCCGGTGGGAGGTTGGTCTTAGCCATcacgatctcttgtctataatactATAATGAGACTTAAAATTTGATATAGCCAAACAGCAATAACAGTATAACTGTGCTTCTCAAAAGTATCCTCAGCAGCGAAAACCTTTGTTGGCTCAGAAATGGAAACCTTTGGATTAAGTTCAGCTCCGAGCCAAAATCTCTGAATTATCAAGTCCAGTGCCGAAATAATGCTCTTCGACAACAAAACAACAGACTACGGCATATGAACCGAAAGTCGCACCAAATAAAACTAGGATAGTCCGTTCTGATGTCAAAAGACATTTGATATGCAAGCAGAACCCTGTCAGCAGCAATTACATGTTACAAACCAGATTATTTACTGAATAAGCATCAAGTGATAAAAATGGAAAAGGCAAAAACTCAGGCTAAAGTAAatacggcggcggcagcagcagcatcatcatcatcaggtgATGAAACCAAAACCAAAGACACAAAATCTTACAGTATGAGATAAACATGATTGATGCTCCAAAGAAACAAGATGCTCAAACAGGAGAAGGGACCAAAACCTATATATAGAAAAGGGCTTCCAGAGATTACAAAGAATATAAGTCAATAAATAGGCATATAGATCTACACCCGAATTTTCAGAGTCGGTCTGATCTGACTCGGAAAAACATCACAAGGATCATAAACTCTGCATATGCATACAGACCTACGCTACTAGTGATCGGAACAAGTACATAGCAGATCCGTTGACTTCGATCAACCGGATCGGTTGACCGAACGACTCAGCACAACCCACCTCAACGAACAGATCTACAGAGAACCAAAACTCTAGCATGGAAAAACACAAGATCTAATCGAAGCAAAAGACGCCGATCATCTCAGACACGGACCGATGCAGCGGACAAACAAAGAACTCAAGCTCGATACCAACTCATCCAAAAAGAACACAGATCGAAGACGGAAGATCGATCGTCGAAACAAAGATGCGATTACGAGATCGAAGGTTTAGGGATGGCAAACGTACGCCTGGGGAGCTCTATCAAAGCGTAGATCAGTGCGCCGCCCTTGACCCTGTGGGTAACGAAGAAGGAAAGGGGGGGAGGGGAGGAAGCGAGGTTTATATAGGCACGTGATCGACTCGTGCCGGTAGTCGTGACGCGTTTCGTACATAGCTTCCCACGCACTCCTCCTCTTCCCATTGGCCAAACAGAAAACCCAATGATTCGAATCAAATACGGATCCGGATTTGACCCGAATCCTCGATTGCATGGTGCTTACGATGAGCTTCCGACGCACTCCTCCTCTTCCCATTGGCCAATTAGAATCCGTACCGAGTCCATGAATCAGATGTGAACTGATGATTAGAGTCGAATTCGGACAAGAGTTTGACCCGAAGCCACGATTGGCACTCCTCTGCTTCCCATTGGCCAATTAGAAATCGTAACAGGTCTCGATAAGGATAAGAGTCGGATTTGACCCGAAGATTGCATCGTGGTGGTCGCGTACACTTGGAGACATCAGAGCCGAGCATCACAATTGGTGCTGTTGTCGATCAAGAAGGCTTGAGATTTCCTCTCGTAGTAGTACCCGTTGGATGAGGAAGCATCCGCCGAGAACACCATCACCCCGTTCACCTCGAATCCCTTGCACTCGAGCAGCCGTAGGGCGTCGAAGAACGAGTCGCCCTGAATCCCTCTTCCGTTCACCTCGTAACTGGGCAGCAGCTTCGTCGCGTCGAACTGCTTCGCCCGCAGCGCAAATGCCTCCTGGTATCCGCTCGGCCGGCTCACACGCTCGGTGTAGAACTGGTAGTTCACGTAGTCGATGACGCCGCCGTACCGCCGGAAGAGCTCGGCGTAGCGCCAGGCGATGTCGTGGTAGGGCGCGATGGTGGCCACGGTGATCACGCCCTGCTCCTTGAGCTGGGTGAGCAGCTCCCCGATGCAGAAGGTAAAGGTCGTGTCATTCTTCGGGAACACCTCGTAGTCGATGTCGATGCCGTCGAGGTGGTACTCGGCCGCGAGTGACTTGAGAGAGGCGAAGGCGTTGGAGATCCACGACGAGGGGTCGGTCGGGTTGTACCACCGGAGGACCTTGTCGCCGAGGCACCAACCGGAGAGGCTCGCGAGGAACTTGGCGTTGGGGTGGTCGGCTTTCATGGCTCGGACAGCAGTTGGGGTGAGGGTGGAGGCCCAGTAGGGGGAGAAGACGCCGTTCTGAGGGGCGCCGGAGGGGTCGGCGTCGATGGCAAAACTCAGAATGAAGTGGAAGTCGATGTTGGGATCGACCGGTACGTCGGAGAGCCTCACCGGATTCCCGGTGGCTCCTATATATTCCATCATCACCTTCCCATCTGCGAAGATTAGTTTACACAGCATCAAATCATTGATCATCCAGACAAGATGAAGCTGCAAGTAAAACAGCGGTGGATCACGATGTGTCGAGCATGCAAGGATCAAAGAAAGGTTTAAATTTCTCATCTATGTGCAAACAAATCTTACTGCGagccgagggagaagaagagaatttACCGCAGGATTGGCAACCGAAGAGGAGAACTGCTGCTAGAGAAAGATGCAGGAGCTTGATGCTGACCATGGCTTCAACCTTGAGCACGGCGAGAACCAGATAGTAAGAGTTATATACTATTATTTCTGTCTGCAGCCGGCTTCGTTGAGCTTCACCTGTGCTCATCAAATATATGGCAGGACATATGATATTATTTCTTCCAGTGTCTTGTGCTTTGATGGAGCTGAGGATGCGAGGAAGgttcttttaaccttttcctccaTAGAGTCCTCTGAGACTTGCCTCTTGTTTTGATAGCTTTGGAACTATATGGCTTGCATATAGTCTCAAAGTTCTAGTTGAATAGTAATTATGTGCACCACTGTTCGTCTGTTCTTTCTACATAGAAGACTGCTTTTCTAGAACATCAATATTTGAGAATTAATAATGCTAATAAACCACTACAACCTGAAGTACAGTTTGATGTAAATTATTGGCAACTGTTTGGCCCCGAACAAACAGAACTAATAATATTTTCAAGAGCCTCAAGAATCCTTGTCGAgacgaagaaaaaggaaaaaaaggaggTTAAATCGGCTGTTGGAGCATAGAAAACAACATAATCCAAGAAAATGAATTAGGATGAACAAAGGGAATTGAAATTTGATGTCTACTGTTGATCTGAAAGGAAGTGAAAGTGAGATACCTTTGATCATTGTATTATCAAAGACTCTGCAGTTTGCATTCATAAAAGCAAAGCTGTGAACATCCATATATCAAATTCAAAATTTTGAGACTGCATTTATGGCCTAATGTTTGGTACCATATCTGATTCAGGAAACAAGTAGGAGATTTATGACAAATATTGATTGTTCTACAAAGGAAAGGACTAATGCCCTCAGCTGAGAAGCTCTAAAGAACTTAGCTACAATAGATTTCATTTTTTCTATGGTATTAAGGGAAAATTTGGATCTAGAATTTAGAAAGAACGGTGCAGAACTATACATAAATTACCTGAAAGTTAAGATTATATAAATAGAAACACTTCTTCTGAAAGTTTCAGATACCAAACACATACTGATAAACATCCAGTGCGGCAGGTAATCCAAATGACTGCTTGAGGTTGCACATCAATCACAAAGAACTAACTCCTTGACTTGAGCAGAGAATAAGCAGCTGACAGGCAGGTGCATGGTTGATCTTTGTATCAGCACAGTTAAACAGATCGGCCTATGCAAACCACCATACACCCCACCAAGATGAGAAGGAAACACCAGATCATTCAACAATGAGTAACCACTGCAGATATGATTGCTTAGACTTCTTAATACCATGGTGTTAGAAATCTGATGAATATGCATCCGATTATGTTGTTGATGGACACTCTGTTTTGCCTATATATAAATGCTGTTTGTCAATTTCGGCACGAAGCTTCTCATGCACAAACAGATGATACTTTCTCCTCGGCATGTCAACAGCTACAAGTCTGCATTAGCATACAATAAGCCAAGTTGGCCTCTGAAAGGCGTGTAGCCTAATTGTCTCATTAGCTCTGTTAATCCatccaaggcatcatagatctccttcctcctcttgtgCCTTGTATCCTTGACCAGGAACTCATGGACCTCTCCACCCACTTGGATTGAACTACAACCAGGCACTTTTTTTATTCCCTCCTTTCGCATCATTGCACGAACATTCACAACACTGTCCCACTTTCCTTCTACTGCACCGGAGTTTGAAACCAGAACCTGATAGCAAGAACTCAGTGGCTCTAAATCAACAATTTTTTGACTGACAAACTCTACCAACTCTTGAGCTCCATGAGAAACGCAAGAACTGAGCAAAGTTGCCCATAAAACAGCATTGGGCTCCATGGGCATGTTCTGAATAAATTTGAGTGCTTTTTCCAACTTCCCTGCACGGCCAAGGAGGTCTACCATGCATCCATAATGCTCCATTCTTGGCCGAATGCCATATTTTTCCACCATTTGTTTATATATGATCTGACCTTCTTCAACAAAGCCTCCATGAGTGCATGCAGATAAAACAGCAATGAAGATAACATCATCAACTTCCATTCCTTCCATGCTCATTCTCTCGAAAAGGGCCAGAGCGTCTCTACATTGCCCATTGTAAGCTAAGCCTGAGATCATCGTTGTCCACGTTATGATGCATTTTCTTGGCATCTGTTTAAACACAGACTCGGAATACTTTATGTCCCCACactttgcaaacatatcaataagAGCATTTCCCAGTGCAATTGTTAGGTGACTGTTGTTCTTCTTTATGTAGGAGTGGATCCAATTTCCATGCTCAAGACTTCCCAAATGAGCACAGGCTGAGATGACACTGGTGAGGGTAGCCTCATCTGGTGGAAACCTCCACTCTAGCAACATCAATTGAAACATGCTCAGTGCCTCGTTAAATCGACAGTTCTCATTGTAACCTGCTATCATTGCATTCCATGAAACCACATTTTTCACCGGCATTTCATCGAAGACCTTCCTTGCACATTCTAAATCACCAATTTTGGTATAAGCCGATATCATAGTTGTCCAAGAAACCACATCTTTGTCTTCCATCTGATCAAAAATCGATTTTGCAGCCGAAACATCACCGCTCATCACATATCCTGAGATCAAGGTATTCCACGAAATAGTGTTCCTCGTTGGCATCTGGTCAAACACCGATCGAGCTGAGG of Musa acuminata AAA Group cultivar baxijiao chromosome BXJ1-7, Cavendish_Baxijiao_AAA, whole genome shotgun sequence contains these proteins:
- the LOC103992628 gene encoding NAC domain-containing protein 82-like isoform X1, translating into MAKTNLPPGFRFHPTDVELVWYYLKRKVMGKPFRSEAISEVELYKFAPWELPEKSRLRTRDLEWYFFCHRDKKYSNGSRSNRATDGGYWKATGKDKSVIHNSCTVGMRRTLVFHEGKPPKGTRTNWVMYEYRLESRELVDAGFAQVKLASDTYLKDAYLLCKVFQKSGLGPRIGEQYGAPFNEEDWEDDTAIESSFPLPCVSSCLSAEPLDNQAIQADPVSKQPIASSAVELLSDHDLLDVDGILLEELAEFLNSSPLVENANGKMPDLTIPSMNVNEAAAMDPEGVYNELDDLSTGELISGNIDLIENILNETALCPTLQELDSKQYVELNDLIGDGNPYVSVEPSTPFAPNPSGHWPDLENLNHILDPIPYFDNDVYGGMRGLPHAGPDTTSQHWSPGMQIGDFGEFVPPLERSSF
- the LOC103992628 gene encoding NAC domain-containing protein 82-like isoform X3 → MAKTNLPPGFRFHPTDVELVWYYLKRKVMGKPFRSEAISEVELYKFAPWELPEKSRLRTRDLEWYFFCHRDKKYSNGSRSNRATDGGYWKATGKDKSVIHNSCTVGMRRTLVFHEGKPPKGTRTNWVMYEYRLESRELVDAGFAQDAYLLCKVFQKSGLGPRIGEQYGAPFNEEDWEDDTAIESSFPLPCVSSCLSAEPLDNQAIQADPVSKQPIASSAVELLSDHDLLDVDGILLEELAEFLNSSPLVENANGKMPDLTIPSMNVNEAAAMDPEGVYNELDDLSTGELISGNIDLIENILNETALCPTLQELDSKQYVELNDLIGDGNPYVSVEPSTPFAPNPSGHWPDLENLNHILDPIPYFDNDVYGGMRGLPHAGPDTTSQHWSPGMQIGDFGEFVPPLERSSF
- the LOC103992628 gene encoding NAC domain-containing protein 82-like isoform X2, which codes for MAKTNLPPGFRFHPTDVELVWYYLKRKVMGKPFRSEAISEVELYKFAPWELPEKSRLRTRDLEWYFFCHRDKKYSNGSRSNRATDGGYWKATGKDKSVIHNSCTVGMRRTLVFHEGKPPKGTRTNWVMYEYRLESRELVDAGFAQVKLASDTYLKDAYLLCKVFQKSGLGPRIGEQYGAPFNEEDWEDDTAIESSFPLPCVSSCLSAEPLDNQAIQADPVSKQPIASSAVELLSDHDLLDVDGILLEELAEFLNSSPLVENANGKMPDLTIPSMNVNEAAAMDPEGVYNELDDLSTGELISGNIDLIENILNETALCPTLQELDSKQYVELNDLIGDGNPYVSVEPSTPFAPNPSGHWPDLENLNHILDPIPYFDNDVYGGMRGLPHAGPDTTSQHWSPGMQRSDWRFW
- the LOC103992628 gene encoding chitinase 2-like isoform X4, translated to MSTGEAQRSRLQTEIIVYNSYYLVLAVLKVEAMVSIKLLHLSLAAVLLFGCQSCDGKVMMEYIGATGNPVRLSDVPVDPNIDFHFILSFAIDADPSGAPQNGVFSPYWASTLTPTAVRAMKADHPNAKFLASLSGWCLGDKVLRWYNPTDPSSWISNAFASLKSLAAEYHLDGIDIDYEVFPKNDTTFTFCIGELLTQLKEQGVITVATIAPYHDIAWRYAELFRRYGGVIDYVNYQFYTERVSRPSGYQEAFALRAKQFDATKLLPSYEVNGRGIQGDSFFDALRLLECKGFEVNGVMVFSADASSSNGYYYERKSQAFLIDNSTNCDARL
- the LOC103992629 gene encoding pentatricopeptide repeat-containing protein At3g29230-like is translated as MLGHYGKATLTVFSSLYRAAGAHILQFTQVRFSTIITVMQASFPGKMEQKMLQIIQKVKSLRELKQIHLQIIVHSLGENSFILAKLMDLSSAFHSLNYAMRIFQNARSRNVVVHNTMIKCFVEKGCQNEAFYACNKMRALGIPPNNFTFSFLLKACESLESLKWSKGVHCLILRFGFGCYIFVQNALLGTYARCTKDIDLARQLFDDMSERDVVSWNSIIGAYMERRDMARAMAIFELMPERNVVSWNSVITGLSRIGDMASARSVFDQMPTRNTISWNTLISGYVMSGDVSAAKSIFDQMEDKDVVSWTTMISAYTKIGDLECARKVFDEMPVKNVVSWNAMIAGYNENCRFNEALSMFQLMLLEWRFPPDEATLTSVISACAHLGSLEHGNWIHSYIKKNNSHLTIALGNALIDMFAKCGDIKYSESVFKQMPRKCIITWTTMISGLAYNGQCRDALALFERMSMEGMEVDDVIFIAVLSACTHGGFVEEGQIIYKQMVEKYGIRPRMEHYGCMVDLLGRAGKLEKALKFIQNMPMEPNAVLWATLLSSCVSHGAQELVEFVSQKIVDLEPLSSCYQVLVSNSGAVEGKWDSVVNVRAMMRKEGIKKVPGCSSIQVGGEVHEFLVKDTRHKRRKEIYDALDGLTELMRQLGYTPFRGQLGLLYANADL